Genomic window (Stenotrophomonas maltophilia):
GCATGACCAACTGGGACGCGCTGCGCGTGGCCGATGCCGTGGATACCTCGGTACCCGTGGTGATGCAGGAGTGAGCCGATGCGCCTTTCGCAACTGATCGTGCTTGGCGTTCTGCTGGGGCTGGGTGCAGGCTGGTGGCTACACCGCGATGCGGGTGATCCGGTACCCGCCCCGCTGCCGCAAGCGCAGCCGGCAGTGACTGCGGCGCCGGCGAAGGAATCTGTAGCGCCACCCGCAACCGCCCCTGCCGCCAGGGTCGCGCCGTCAGTCGCGCAGGCTGCGGATGCGCCGTCCGGTCTGCTGCTGCCGGTGCAGGGCATCCTGACCTCCCAGCTGCGCGATACGTTCACCGATGCACGCAGCGAAGGCCGCGTGCACGATGCCATCGACATCATGGCCGATGCCGGTACGCCGGTCCTGGCGGTGGCCGACGGCACGGTGGAAAAACTGTTCAACAGCGAACGCGGCGGCCTGACGATCTACCAGTTCGAGCCCAGTGGGCGCTGGTGTTACTACTACGCGCATCTGCAGCGCTATGCCGATGGCCTGGCCGAAAAACAGGTGATCAAGCGCGGTGAAGTGATCGGCTACGTCGGCAGCACCGGCAACGCCAGCGCCGATGCCCCGCACCTGCATTTCGAGGTGCATGTGCTGGGGCCGGAGAAACAGTGGTGGAAGGGAGTGTCGATCAATCCCTATCCCCTGCTGAAGTCGGCGGCATTGATGCCCGGCGCTGCCAGCGCCGCACCACCAGAGTAAAGACAGCCAACGCAGCCCCTGGAATCAGCAGGAACAGTGCCGCCACCTTCCAGAAGAAGAACGGCCACAGCCAGAGGTAGTC
Coding sequences:
- a CDS encoding M23 family metallopeptidase; the protein is MRLSQLIVLGVLLGLGAGWWLHRDAGDPVPAPLPQAQPAVTAAPAKESVAPPATAPAARVAPSVAQAADAPSGLLLPVQGILTSQLRDTFTDARSEGRVHDAIDIMADAGTPVLAVADGTVEKLFNSERGGLTIYQFEPSGRWCYYYAHLQRYADGLAEKQVIKRGEVIGYVGSTGNASADAPHLHFEVHVLGPEKQWWKGVSINPYPLLKSAALMPGAASAAPPE